One window of the Ureibacillus sp. FSL W7-1570 genome contains the following:
- a CDS encoding nucleoside-diphosphate sugar epimerase, with amino-acid sequence MLKIKKIEFIKAVYDESLSHNIFSIANVYFSNYPPILGALIYWKKNNSRSEFTREGEYKFFYNLDDITYFAAVKFPKGTKLTRDQKQELSYILLDERGSIGTYTFKTHPSRRKRFDPKKTLARLNIPEDFDVKSIPVHYGPIIDEQSAEEIRRENPHLSKEFIIDYCYWRYRLIKLHPTDFEPYLKYVDFAYVCYACDQISEKYLIDHLDMVDVSALQYNYPVLARLSSSFKKYLVEELIRNGMEINPHFGDEIDTFIEDDTYFSEYATIDLLDDDLFEEDEEKVEFQFFEFDRGPYKWLGSEHLVKGIPSLASQLYDDMGYKKPTNEEMDEQFDKYSKQQISLISAILEPHWLNRYKDRIDWKAACLYNKHLTDEFLTEHIEFVDFECLGNNLSCVLSEEFIEKHMNQFNHDKPVPLIIRFLTVQMYLNHKDKIKVNSELLFQYYNSIGAPEYKQILDLLDE; translated from the coding sequence ATGCTAAAAATTAAGAAAATCGAATTTATTAAAGCGGTATATGATGAATCTTTGTCCCATAATATTTTCTCTATCGCCAATGTCTATTTTTCGAACTATCCGCCCATTTTAGGCGCGTTGATATATTGGAAGAAAAACAATTCCCGTTCCGAATTTACACGGGAAGGTGAATATAAATTTTTTTACAACCTGGATGATATCACGTATTTTGCTGCTGTGAAATTCCCGAAAGGCACGAAATTGACGAGGGACCAAAAACAAGAATTATCTTATATCTTATTGGACGAACGGGGATCCATCGGCACATATACCTTTAAAACCCATCCGAGCAGAAGAAAGCGATTCGATCCGAAAAAGACGCTTGCAAGATTGAACATTCCTGAAGATTTTGATGTCAAATCGATTCCTGTCCATTATGGTCCGATCATTGATGAACAGAGCGCGGAAGAAATCCGTAGGGAAAATCCGCATTTATCAAAGGAATTCATTATCGATTATTGTTATTGGCGATATCGTTTAATAAAGCTCCATCCGACTGATTTCGAGCCTTATTTAAAATATGTGGATTTTGCATATGTATGCTATGCTTGCGATCAAATTTCGGAAAAATATTTGATTGATCATTTGGATATGGTGGATGTTTCTGCATTGCAATATAATTACCCGGTGCTTGCAAGGCTTTCTTCATCCTTTAAAAAATATTTGGTCGAAGAATTGATTCGAAATGGTATGGAAATCAATCCGCATTTTGGTGATGAAATTGATACGTTTATTGAGGATGATACGTATTTCAGCGAATATGCAACCATTGATTTGTTGGATGATGATTTATTTGAAGAAGATGAGGAAAAAGTCGAATTTCAATTCTTTGAATTCGACCGCGGCCCATATAAGTGGCTTGGAAGTGAACATTTGGTGAAAGGCATCCCTTCCCTCGCTTCCCAATTATATGATGATATGGGCTATAAAAAACCGACAAACGAAGAAATGGATGAACAATTTGACAAATACAGCAAGCAGCAAATCTCATTGATCAGTGCCATTTTGGAGCCCCATTGGCTAAACCGCTACAAAGATCGCATCGATTGGAAAGCGGCCTGTTTATATAATAAACACCTGACGGATGAGTTCTTGACAGAGCATATCGAATTCGTCGATTTTGAGTGTCTTGGCAATAATTTGAGTTGCGTTTTATCCGAAGAATTCATTGAAAAGCATATGAATCAGTTCAACCACGACAAACCTGTACCGTTAATTATCCGCTTTTTGACGGTGCAAATGTATTTGAATCATAAAGACAAAATCAAAGTGAATTCCGAATTGCTGTTCCAATATTATAACAGCATCGGCGCACCCGAATACAAACAAATTCTTGATTTGCTGGATGAATAG
- a CDS encoding transcriptional regulator: MTTYQEGYEYYVSKCEQFGLEPINFSIFVEHLSQEQLDQFNEHARKTKEQANA; this comes from the coding sequence ATGACTACTTATCAAGAAGGCTATGAATATTACGTTTCCAAATGCGAACAATTCGGTCTGGAACCAATCAATTTTTCAATTTTCGTTGAGCATCTATCCCAAGAACAATTGGATCAATTCAACGAACATGCACGAAAAACGAAAGAACAAGCAAATGCATAA
- a CDS encoding EamA family transporter: MGKFYLTFEARSKGIFLVIIAALFWGISGTVSQYMFQHLHINTEWFTTCRLLLAGSLLLAIAYRNEGNHIFDIWKQKRDAIRLVIFGIVGMIGVQYTYLTAIAHGNAATATVLQYLGPGLVTMYYVLIAKRLPTVKELIAVFSALIGTFLLVTHGKMDVLTISKEAFIWGILSAFGLAFYTIYPIELLKKWGSFITIGWGMMVAGIVFSFIRAPWQFEGQWHWTTNFAFLFVVICGTVLAFYFYLDSLKYLTASETSLLACAEPLSAAFTSVVFLGVPFGWMDWLGSLLILFTIVILSRE, translated from the coding sequence ATGGGAAAATTCTATTTAACTTTTGAAGCGCGTTCGAAAGGGATTTTCTTAGTGATTATCGCCGCGTTGTTTTGGGGCATTTCCGGAACTGTTTCCCAGTATATGTTTCAACATTTACATATCAATACAGAATGGTTTACCACCTGCCGCCTGTTGCTTGCCGGATCCTTGTTGTTAGCGATTGCTTATAGAAATGAGGGAAACCACATTTTTGACATATGGAAGCAAAAAAGGGATGCCATCCGGTTAGTGATTTTTGGAATTGTCGGGATGATAGGAGTCCAATATACATATTTAACGGCCATCGCCCATGGCAATGCCGCAACAGCCACCGTTTTGCAATATTTAGGACCAGGTTTGGTGACGATGTATTATGTTCTGATTGCGAAGCGTTTACCGACAGTCAAAGAGCTGATCGCCGTTTTTTCGGCTCTCATCGGAACGTTTTTGCTTGTAACCCATGGAAAAATGGATGTGTTGACGATTTCGAAAGAGGCCTTTATTTGGGGAATCTTATCCGCATTCGGATTGGCTTTTTACACCATTTATCCCATTGAATTATTGAAAAAATGGGGATCATTTATCACAATCGGATGGGGAATGATGGTGGCGGGGATTGTTTTCAGCTTCATCAGAGCCCCTTGGCAATTTGAAGGACAATGGCATTGGACAACAAACTTTGCCTTTTTGTTTGTCGTGATTTGTGGAACAGTCTTGGCATTCTATTTCTATTTGGATAGTTTAAAATATTTGACTGCTTCAGAAACGAGCCTGCTTGCCTGTGCCGAACCATTATCTGCCGCTTTCACTTCCGTCGTCTTTTTAGGGGTGCCTTTCGGATGGATGGATTGGCTTGGTTCTTTATTGATTCTGTTTACTATTGTCATATTATCGAGAGAGTAG
- a CDS encoding HAD hydrolase family protein produces the protein MAKYPIKTVSWYIRQWKIKGKGDTDEVCFYLNGTIVFIGQPISEKILDSLQKVREDGHEIVFASARPIRDMLPVIDHTFHQLPMIGGNGSLIGKEGKVVKSHPFPEHVLKEMKRLIVRYEATYLIDGEWNYAYTGPLLELSNKYRSVSVG, from the coding sequence TTGGCGAAATATCCCATAAAAACAGTTTCATGGTATATTAGGCAATGGAAAATTAAAGGAAAAGGTGATACGGATGAAGTTTGTTTTTACTTGAATGGAACCATAGTCTTTATAGGACAACCGATATCGGAAAAGATTTTAGATTCGTTGCAGAAGGTCAGGGAAGACGGCCATGAAATTGTCTTTGCTTCTGCAAGACCGATACGGGATATGCTGCCTGTTATCGATCATACATTTCATCAGTTGCCGATGATCGGGGGAAATGGTTCTCTGATTGGGAAGGAGGGGAAAGTGGTAAAAAGCCATCCTTTTCCGGAGCATGTGCTGAAAGAAATGAAACGGTTGATTGTTCGATACGAAGCCACGTATTTAATCGATGGGGAATGGAATTATGCTTATACAGGACCTCTCTTGGAGCTTTCAAATAAATATCGGTCTGTATCCGTGGGTTAA
- a CDS encoding LAGLIDADG family homing endonuclease, with the protein MPRKRGISDEMIIEMYTSGKPVKEICEMTGLTDRGIRYVLEKNQVKRRNVGQPRKHKVNEDFFKVWTDEMAWVLGLFVTDGTVNNRLNTIYFSQKEERILKLIANYMEADYVIVPPGKTRTVPVLVIHSCEIKRDLERLGITANKSLSLKFPPVPDQYLPSFIRGVIDGDGWIQDKGYVMNITTASAEFANGLYNVIVAWELRSEISIEKTRSGRDIYRVWVKGKDSLSKLAKIIYSNCSENFIPYKKERLIQWFKK; encoded by the coding sequence GTGCCAAGAAAACGCGGAATTTCGGATGAAATGATCATTGAAATGTATACCAGCGGCAAGCCGGTGAAGGAAATTTGCGAAATGACCGGACTTACGGATCGCGGTATCCGTTATGTATTAGAGAAAAATCAAGTAAAGAGAAGGAACGTGGGACAGCCGAGAAAACATAAGGTGAATGAGGATTTTTTCAAAGTTTGGACGGATGAAATGGCCTGGGTTTTAGGTTTGTTTGTGACAGATGGAACGGTCAATAACCGGTTAAACACGATTTATTTTTCTCAAAAAGAGGAGCGGATTTTGAAACTGATCGCCAACTATATGGAAGCGGATTATGTAATAGTTCCGCCGGGAAAAACAAGGACCGTGCCCGTTCTTGTCATCCATTCCTGTGAAATCAAAAGGGATCTTGAACGGTTGGGAATTACGGCGAACAAATCATTGTCCCTGAAATTCCCGCCAGTGCCCGATCAATATTTGCCTTCCTTTATCAGAGGCGTGATTGACGGGGATGGTTGGATTCAAGATAAAGGGTATGTTATGAACATCACTACTGCAAGTGCAGAATTTGCAAATGGCTTGTATAATGTTATTGTAGCATGGGAATTGAGATCTGAAATATCAATTGAAAAAACTAGGTCCGGCAGAGATATTTATCGTGTCTGGGTCAAAGGAAAAGACAGTCTTTCTAAACTGGCAAAAATCATTTATTCAAATTGCAGTGAAAATTTTATTCCGTATAAAAAAGAACGATTAATTCAATGGTTTAAAAAATAG
- the parE gene encoding DNA topoisomerase IV subunit B has translation MAINQPELRYDADAIQVLEGLDAVRKRPGMYIGSTDSRGLHHLVYEIVDNAVDEALAGFGSHIIVKIHEDNSVSVRDYGRGMPTGMHKLGKPTPEIIFTILHAGGKFGQGGYKTSGGLHGVGSSVVNALSKFLEVTIYRDGKIHRQRFENGGKPVTTLEIIGDTKETGTLVHFLPDDTIFSTTKFNYDTLAERLRESAFLLKGLKVELIDEREEGKHEVFYYENGIQAFVEYLNEEKDVMHPVKYVEGIHEEIEVEFAFQFNDGYSETILSFVNNVRTRDGGTHETGAKAALTRIFNEYARKVGLLKEKDKNLEGSDIREGLSAIISVRIPESLLQFEGQTKSKLGTPEARTAVESVLSEKLLYILEENAELSATLVRKAIRAQQAREAARKAREEARSGKKGKKEKTILSGKLTPAQSRNPKKNELFLVEGDSAGGSAKQGRDRTFQAILPLRGKVINTEKAKLTDIMKNEEIATIIHTIGAGAGPDFNIEDAAYDKIIIMTDADTDGAHIQVLLLTFFYRYMRPLIEAGKVYLALPPLYKVSKGTGKKEIIEYAWTERELQEKIKKVGKGYVIQRYKGLGEMNADQLWETTMNPETRTLIRVTIEDGARAERRVTTLMGDKVEPRRKWIESHVDFGMEEDTNTLVPDFIQYKEEE, from the coding sequence TTGGCAATAAATCAACCGGAACTCAGATATGATGCTGATGCCATTCAAGTATTGGAAGGTTTGGATGCAGTACGGAAACGTCCAGGGATGTATATTGGATCCACTGACAGCCGGGGACTTCATCACTTGGTTTATGAAATTGTCGACAATGCGGTCGATGAAGCCCTTGCCGGATTTGGATCGCATATCATCGTAAAAATACATGAAGACAATTCGGTCAGCGTGCGGGATTATGGCCGCGGAATGCCAACCGGAATGCATAAATTGGGGAAACCCACTCCGGAAATCATTTTTACGATTTTACATGCCGGAGGGAAGTTTGGACAAGGGGGATATAAAACAAGCGGTGGATTGCACGGTGTAGGATCTTCCGTTGTAAATGCCCTTTCCAAATTTCTTGAAGTCACTATATATCGTGACGGGAAAATCCATCGCCAGCGTTTTGAAAATGGCGGAAAACCGGTGACGACCCTTGAAATCATCGGGGATACAAAAGAAACGGGAACACTGGTGCATTTTCTTCCGGATGACACGATTTTTTCCACGACAAAATTCAATTATGATACATTGGCGGAACGTCTTCGGGAATCCGCTTTTCTGTTAAAAGGATTGAAAGTGGAATTGATCGATGAACGGGAAGAAGGAAAGCATGAAGTATTTTATTACGAAAACGGCATCCAGGCGTTTGTGGAATATTTGAATGAAGAAAAAGATGTCATGCATCCCGTGAAATATGTGGAAGGGATTCATGAAGAAATCGAAGTGGAATTTGCCTTTCAATTCAACGACGGCTATTCGGAAACGATTTTATCCTTCGTCAATAATGTGCGCACCCGCGATGGCGGCACCCATGAAACGGGGGCGAAGGCGGCTTTGACACGGATTTTTAATGAATACGCCCGCAAAGTAGGTCTATTGAAAGAAAAAGACAAAAACCTGGAAGGATCGGATATTCGCGAAGGCCTTTCAGCCATCATTTCCGTCCGCATTCCGGAAAGTTTGCTGCAATTCGAAGGGCAGACAAAAAGCAAACTTGGAACGCCGGAAGCCCGTACGGCAGTGGAGTCTGTATTATCCGAAAAATTGCTTTATATTTTAGAGGAAAATGCCGAATTATCCGCAACCCTTGTCCGCAAGGCGATCCGTGCCCAACAGGCCCGTGAAGCGGCGAGAAAAGCCCGCGAAGAAGCTCGAAGCGGCAAAAAGGGCAAAAAAGAAAAAACCATACTTTCGGGCAAGCTGACGCCGGCCCAATCCCGCAATCCAAAAAAGAATGAATTATTCCTTGTGGAAGGGGATTCGGCAGGCGGATCGGCAAAACAGGGACGGGACCGTACTTTTCAGGCCATATTGCCTTTACGGGGGAAAGTCATCAATACAGAAAAGGCAAAACTGACGGATATCATGAAAAATGAAGAGATTGCAACGATCATTCATACGATCGGTGCAGGCGCAGGTCCGGACTTCAACATTGAAGATGCAGCCTACGATAAAATTATCATCATGACCGATGCGGATACGGATGGCGCCCATATCCAAGTGCTGCTGCTCACATTTTTCTACCGTTACATGCGCCCATTGATTGAGGCGGGAAAAGTGTATTTGGCGTTGCCGCCCCTTTATAAAGTGTCAAAGGGCACCGGCAAGAAAGAAATCATTGAATACGCTTGGACAGAACGGGAGTTGCAGGAAAAAATCAAAAAAGTCGGGAAAGGGTACGTCATCCAACGTTATAAAGGTCTCGGTGAAATGAATGCGGACCAGCTTTGGGAAACGACGATGAATCCTGAAACAAGAACCTTGATCCGCGTGACGATTGAAGACGGTGCCCGGGCAGAACGCCGTGTGACAACATTGATGGGAGACAAGGTGGAACCACGCCGCAAGTGGATTGAATCCCATGTAGACTTTGGGATGGAAGAGGATACGAATACATTGGTACCTGATTTCATCCAGTATAAGGAGGAAGAATAA
- a CDS encoding DUF485 domain-containing protein: MARENGKNIDYEKIANSQSFRRLSKKKNSFLWTMTVIFFVLYMLLPVLTSYTQILHQKAVGEITWVWFYSFGLFIMVWGLAHFYVGKANKFDKEAKEIIDEYERGAGQ, from the coding sequence ATGGCGAGAGAAAACGGTAAAAATATCGACTACGAAAAAATCGCCAATAGTCAATCGTTCAGACGGTTATCGAAAAAGAAAAACTCGTTTCTCTGGACGATGACGGTAATCTTCTTTGTTCTTTACATGTTGCTACCCGTCTTGACATCCTACACACAAATTTTGCACCAAAAAGCAGTTGGGGAAATTACATGGGTATGGTTTTACTCCTTTGGACTATTCATCATGGTTTGGGGACTGGCACACTTCTATGTAGGGAAAGCAAACAAATTTGACAAAGAAGCGAAAGAAATTATCGATGAATATGAAAGGGGTGCTGGTCAATGA
- a CDS encoding sodium/solute symporter (Members of the Solute:Sodium Symporter (SSS), TC 2.A.21 as described in tcdb.org, catalyze solute:Na+ symport. Known solutes for members of the family include sugars, amino acids, nucleosides, inositols, vitamins, urea or anions, depending on the system.): protein MSVPSIVMFLLIVGITLYITYWASKRTSTASEFYTAGGGLKGWQNGLAISGDYLSAASFLGIAGSVALYGYDGFYFSIGYLVAYLVVLYIVAEPLRNLGKFTLADMITARFEMAKVRGAAALSTIVIVLFYMIAQLVGAGALIQLLFGIPYWVAVLIVGVMMTIYVLFGGMTATSWVQIIKAVLLMFGTAIISFLVLLKFDFSIVRMFSEMTTATEAGEAYLNPGLLYKSGINTISTLLALVLGTAGLPHILMRFFTVKDAQTARSSVIWATWIVGLFYVLTIFLGFGAAAFVGKDTIVAANPAGNMAAPLLAEALGGDILFSFVSAVAFATILAVVAGLVLSGASALSHDIYGQIIKKGNITEKEQVVAARIGSLVISVISILLALGAQTLNVAFLVSLAFCIAASANLPVIIYTIYWKRFNSNGAVWAILGGLITALVLVAVSPNVWNPEPGKAIFVGTPLVSLTNPAIVSVPVGFICGWLGTVFSKEADYAKYSEVEVRAQTGISVSKVSH, encoded by the coding sequence ATGAGTGTACCATCCATAGTAATGTTCTTATTGATCGTAGGAATCACGTTGTATATCACTTATTGGGCTTCCAAAAGAACTAGCACTGCGAGCGAATTCTATACTGCCGGGGGCGGACTGAAAGGTTGGCAAAACGGGCTTGCTATTTCAGGGGACTATCTATCTGCGGCTTCATTCTTAGGGATTGCAGGTTCTGTTGCATTATACGGTTATGATGGCTTCTACTTCTCTATCGGTTATCTAGTAGCTTACTTGGTTGTATTATATATCGTTGCCGAGCCACTTCGTAACCTTGGTAAATTCACATTGGCCGATATGATCACAGCTCGTTTCGAAATGGCCAAAGTTCGTGGAGCTGCTGCTTTAAGTACAATTGTAATCGTTTTATTCTACATGATTGCACAGCTGGTTGGTGCAGGAGCACTTATTCAGTTATTATTCGGTATTCCTTATTGGGTGGCTGTTCTAATCGTAGGTGTCATGATGACAATTTACGTATTGTTCGGTGGAATGACTGCTACTTCATGGGTACAAATCATTAAAGCTGTTCTATTGATGTTTGGTACTGCTATTATTTCTTTCTTAGTATTATTGAAATTTGATTTCAGTATTGTCAGAATGTTCTCGGAAATGACAACTGCCACTGAAGCTGGAGAAGCATATTTGAATCCGGGATTGCTTTATAAGAGCGGTATCAATACAATTTCCACACTATTGGCGTTAGTATTGGGTACTGCAGGACTTCCGCACATCCTAATGCGCTTCTTCACAGTAAAAGATGCCCAAACAGCGCGTTCATCTGTAATTTGGGCTACATGGATCGTTGGTCTTTTCTATGTATTGACAATCTTCTTAGGATTCGGAGCAGCTGCATTCGTTGGTAAAGATACAATTGTTGCCGCAAACCCTGCTGGTAACATGGCTGCACCGTTGCTTGCGGAAGCTTTAGGTGGAGACATCCTGTTCTCATTCGTATCCGCCGTTGCATTCGCGACAATCTTGGCGGTAGTTGCAGGTTTGGTACTTTCCGGCGCTTCTGCTCTATCTCACGACATTTACGGTCAAATTATTAAGAAAGGTAATATTACTGAAAAAGAACAAGTTGTTGCAGCTCGTATCGGTTCATTAGTCATTTCAGTAATTTCCATCTTATTGGCATTAGGTGCACAAACACTTAACGTTGCGTTCCTGGTATCATTAGCATTCTGTATTGCAGCATCTGCTAACTTACCAGTTATTATCTATACAATCTACTGGAAACGCTTCAATTCAAATGGAGCTGTATGGGCTATCCTTGGTGGTTTGATTACTGCATTAGTACTTGTGGCAGTTTCACCAAACGTATGGAACCCAGAACCAGGTAAAGCCATTTTCGTGGGTACACCACTTGTAAGCTTAACAAACCCTGCGATTGTTTCCGTACCTGTTGGTTTCATCTGCGGATGGCTTGGTACAGTCTTCTCTAAAGAAGCGGATTACGCAAAATACAGCGAAGTTGAAGTTCGCGCACAAACTGGTATTTCAGTAAGCAAAGTCTCCCACTAA
- a CDS encoding rRNA methyltransferase: protein MWKLVNGKLLQTIDTSRIKYKTRISKALLDDLKIMADKNNTYVGYLLENGFENILKENAITFDKKNRPKDRVEFRTTCDKELLERLKKFAKDHQLNLNDVIEASVAYINTNDVKQESWRYRVEYEGE from the coding sequence TTGTGGAAATTGGTAAATGGGAAATTATTACAAACTATTGATACTTCAAGAATTAAATATAAAACTCGTATAAGCAAAGCCTTGTTGGATGATTTAAAAATCATGGCAGATAAGAATAATACTTATGTTGGATATTTACTTGAAAATGGCTTTGAAAATATATTAAAGGAGAATGCAATAACATTTGATAAAAAAAACCGTCCAAAAGATCGAGTAGAATTTCGTACAACATGTGATAAAGAATTGCTTGAGAGATTAAAAAAATTTGCAAAAGACCACCAATTGAATCTAAACGATGTTATTGAAGCAAGTGTTGCATACATAAACACAAATGATGTAAAACAAGAAAGTTGGAGATATAGAGTAGAATACGAAGGCGAATAG
- the parC gene encoding DNA topoisomerase IV subunit A, with protein sequence MALTERFHELTLEDVIGDRFGRYSKYIIQDRAIPDARDGLKPVQRRILYAMYREGNTHDKPFRKSAKTVGNVIGNYHPHGDSSVYEAMVRLSQDWKARYPLIEMHGNNGSIDGDPPAAMRYTEARLSALAIEMLKDIDKQTVDFVPNFDDQDVEPTVLPAKLPNLLVNGATGISAGYATDIPPHNLAEVLDGVLMRLDRPDCTVDDLMTVIKGPDFPTGAIIEGIDGIKKAYETGKGKIIIRSKATIEPIRGGKEQIVITEIPYDVNKALLVKKIDEMRFDKRLEGIADVRDESDRTVGLRIVIELKKDVDGEAILNYLYKNTDLQITYNFNMIAIHNRRPTMMTLPLMLDAYIDHQKDVVTRRTKYDLQKAKDRLHIVEGLIKALSILDDVIQTIRSSKDKKDAKNNLQVKFQFTEQQAEAIVNLQLYRLTNTDITQLQKEHEELQKTTEKLTKILSSEKELIKVIKKEILELRKQFAEPRLSTIQAEIKEIKVSLDVLIPSEDFVVTVTKDGYVKRTSLRSYAASSPEDIAMKESDYLLYENTLNTQHFLLIFTNKGNYIFQPVHELPEIRWKDLGQHISSIVPIEEGEKVVGAVGVENFEDENLFILTATKQGQVKLSKLNEYQVTRYSKPIKTMNLKNDDEMIYANLVTPGKEIILTSYLSYTVRFDIEEIPVTGIKTGGVKGINLKDEDFLAAVNVIEENSEKDVIVVTQRGAIKRMSLSEIEQTGRAKRGLVILKELKKNPHRIFDVSVVHQDDTIVMSTIKQVQETMAVSDLPISDRYSNGSLKFDVNSDGDLLFVKILHPEQDENKEQ encoded by the coding sequence ATGGCGCTAACCGAACGATTTCACGAACTGACTTTGGAAGATGTAATCGGTGACCGCTTTGGCCGTTACAGTAAATACATTATTCAAGATCGTGCCATTCCTGATGCACGGGATGGGTTAAAACCGGTGCAACGGAGAATTCTTTATGCGATGTATCGGGAAGGGAACACCCATGATAAACCATTCCGAAAATCCGCCAAAACGGTCGGGAACGTAATCGGGAATTACCATCCCCACGGGGATTCTTCCGTATATGAAGCGATGGTGCGCCTCAGCCAGGACTGGAAAGCCCGCTATCCATTGATTGAGATGCACGGAAACAATGGTTCCATTGATGGCGACCCTCCCGCAGCGATGCGTTATACGGAAGCCCGCCTTTCCGCATTGGCAATCGAAATGCTGAAAGATATCGATAAACAAACGGTCGATTTTGTTCCAAATTTTGATGACCAGGATGTGGAACCGACAGTACTCCCTGCGAAACTGCCCAACTTGCTTGTGAACGGTGCCACAGGGATTTCTGCCGGTTATGCCACGGATATTCCTCCCCACAACTTGGCGGAAGTGCTGGATGGTGTATTGATGCGGCTTGATCGTCCGGATTGCACCGTGGATGATTTAATGACGGTCATCAAAGGGCCGGACTTTCCGACTGGCGCCATCATCGAAGGGATTGATGGCATCAAAAAAGCTTATGAAACAGGAAAAGGAAAAATCATTATCCGTTCCAAAGCGACGATCGAACCGATCAGAGGCGGAAAAGAACAAATTGTCATTACAGAAATCCCTTATGATGTCAATAAAGCTTTGCTTGTTAAGAAAATCGATGAAATGCGCTTTGACAAACGGCTTGAGGGAATTGCGGATGTACGGGATGAATCGGACCGGACAGTGGGGCTTCGGATCGTCATTGAGTTGAAAAAAGATGTAGATGGGGAAGCCATTTTAAACTACCTTTATAAAAATACGGATTTGCAAATCACGTATAACTTTAATATGATCGCCATCCATAATCGCCGTCCGACTATGATGACGCTTCCACTCATGCTGGATGCATATATCGATCATCAAAAGGATGTCGTGACAAGAAGAACGAAATATGACCTGCAAAAAGCAAAAGATCGGCTACATATCGTTGAAGGATTAATCAAAGCATTATCCATACTTGATGATGTCATTCAAACCATTCGTTCTTCCAAAGATAAGAAGGATGCCAAAAACAACCTGCAAGTGAAGTTCCAGTTTACGGAACAACAGGCGGAAGCGATTGTCAACTTGCAACTTTACCGTTTGACGAACACAGATATTACGCAATTGCAAAAAGAGCATGAAGAATTGCAAAAAACAACTGAAAAGCTGACAAAAATATTAAGCAGCGAAAAAGAGTTAATTAAAGTGATCAAAAAAGAAATTCTGGAGTTGCGTAAACAATTTGCCGAGCCCCGCCTTTCCACAATCCAGGCGGAAATCAAAGAGATCAAAGTATCCCTTGATGTATTAATACCAAGTGAAGATTTTGTTGTGACCGTGACAAAAGATGGCTACGTAAAGCGGACAAGCCTTCGTTCCTATGCGGCTTCCAGTCCGGAAGATATTGCAATGAAGGAATCGGATTATTTGCTGTATGAAAACACATTGAATACACAGCATTTTCTTCTCATCTTCACGAATAAAGGAAATTACATTTTTCAACCGGTTCACGAACTGCCGGAAATTCGTTGGAAGGACTTGGGACAACACATATCAAGCATCGTTCCTATTGAAGAGGGAGAAAAGGTTGTCGGCGCCGTTGGGGTTGAAAACTTTGAGGATGAAAATCTCTTCATTTTAACAGCGACAAAACAGGGGCAAGTGAAATTGTCGAAACTTAATGAATATCAAGTAACCCGTTACTCAAAACCGATCAAAACGATGAATTTGAAAAATGATGATGAAATGATTTATGCAAACTTGGTGACTCCTGGAAAAGAAATCATTCTTACTTCATATTTGAGTTATACAGTTCGATTTGACATTGAGGAAATTCCGGTAACGGGAATAAAAACAGGAGGAGTAAAGGGAATCAATCTAAAAGACGAAGATTTCCTTGCGGCTGTCAATGTCATTGAAGAAAATTCCGAGAAAGATGTGATTGTCGTTACCCAACGCGGAGCCATCAAACGGATGAGTTTATCGGAAATTGAGCAAACGGGAAGAGCCAAACGCGGATTAGTCATTTTGAAAGAATTGAAGAAAAATCCTCACCGCATTTTTGATGTTTCTGTTGTTCATCAAGACGATACGATCGTGATGTCAACAATCAAACAGGTTCAAGAAACAATGGCAGTATCGGATCTTCCGATTTCCGACCGCTATTCGAACGGCTCACTGAAATTTGATGTAAATAGTGATGGCGATTTATTGTTTGTGAAGATCCTTCATCCCGAACAAGATGAAAATAAAGAACAATAA